The following is a genomic window from Neodiprion lecontei isolate iyNeoLeco1 chromosome 4, iyNeoLeco1.1, whole genome shotgun sequence.
TGCTTCCAAAACTGCTGCACGAGATCGAGCAGTTCGTGATCGAGGGAGCATTGGAAGCCTTGGACTGCGCCATACGAGGGGCTTGCTGCTTCCGCTGAAACGCAGCCGGAGAGGACCTAACCGAACTGAGTTTCTTGCGCGATTGGTGTTCCTGGTGATCCTCTTCGAACTCCTTGACTAATGATGTTGCTGTAGATGTCAGCTCCGAGAATTACGTCGATTTGACTGGGATGTGCAAAGCTTGGATCCGCGAGGTTGAGTCCTCGTAGATGAGGCCAGTCTTCGACGAGAAGTCGAAATGAGGGTAGATACGATGTGAGTCGTGGAAGCACGAGTGCCTCCACCTGACACGAGAACGAGGTGTGAGTACGAGATTTGAGTTGCAATGTCGCGATGCCGCGAGTCACTGCCGATTGATGAGCTCCGACGCCAATGATCGGTATCGTTGCTTGATGCCTACGTAATCGCAATTGTTGCGCTAGCGACTCCGTGACGAATGAACTTTCGGATCCTTGACCGAGTAGAGCGCGAGCGATGATTCTTTCTCCAGTCTCCGGATTTGAAGCGATCAATTGCACTGTGGCGAGAAGAACTGGAGAGCGCTTGATCATTGTAGGCTGAGCTGAGTGGTTGCTCACCTGAGAGGCGCTGTTCGAGATCGGTGCGTTCTGCACTGCAGGTTGCGCTACTGCGGCCTGTCCTTGAGATGTGCCGCGGTTGGCAGCTGTCGAGATTGAGGAAGAGTTTCGATGCAGCAAGGAATGATGTCGACCGTTGCACACGCGACACGTTTTGTTGGATCGACAGTCCTTCTGCTGAGGTGTACCGAGACAATTGAAGCAAAGCTTTTTCGCAGAAACCACTTCCCTTCTTTGATCCAGAGATTTGTCGCGAAAGGTCGAACAGAACGCGATGTAGTGGTTGCCTTTGCAACAAGCACACGACTGTTCCTTTGATTGCGCCGTATGTGACCTTGTCGTCTGAAGATTTGACCTTCCTTGCGATGAGTGCGGTTTCGACGTCGCGATTTGATTATGAGCATGAGCTTGCTCTACGGCTTCGAGGGTGTGGATGCGACCGATGAGAAACGCCTTGAGCTCCGCAAACGAGGGGGGCTCGAGTTTCTCGCTAACACTTTTCTCCCACTGTTCGAGAGATGCTGGGTCGAGCTTGCGAATCGTCATGTGCACGATGATGTGATCCCCTAATTTCTCGGGACCATCGAGAAGTTCGAGCGCGCCAAGAGCTTCGCAAGTGTTGCTGTGCAAGCTCTTTAGTTCCGATGATGATTTTTTAGTGACACGAGGAATCGCGAAAAGTGTCGCGAGATGAGAATCAGTCAGAAGCCGCTTGTTTTCGTATCGTGAGACGAGAGTTTCCCAAGCTCGAGGGAAGTTTTCTGCGGTGagggaaatgtttttgataaGTTGTAACGGTTCATCGGTCACACTGGTTTTGAGGTAGTGCAGCTTTTCCACTTCCGAAAGTTGCGAATTTTCGCGAACCATCGACGAAAAGAGGTCGTGAAACGGCTTCCATTCTGAGTAGCTGCCCGCGAAAGTGGGCAGTTCGATACGCGGTAACCGTTTTGATGATCCTCCTGCTGGTGCGTCTTGAGGAGCTGCTGCGGCTTGCGCGGTTGCTGCAGGCGCAGGCTTTAGCGATTCGAGAAGATCAAGCATCACTCCTTCGCTACTCAAGAAGTGCTCTTCACACAGTCCGTAATAATCTTTCGCGAAGTACGAAAGCTTTTTGATCGCGTCGAGTTGATCACCTTTTGCTGCGAACTTGATCTCGCTGATCTTTTCGTGATTATCTTGGAACTTATTCCAACTTGAATTTAAAGCATTAAGCCGCGACTTCACCTGCCCGTAAGTGATTTTTGCCTCGCCGAGCTTGCGCAGGTTGTCGACGGCACGAGAGATGCGCCAAATGTAGTCGTTTTGACGTTCGATATGTTCTTCGATCGACATGTTGATGTACGAGAGGATTTAAACTCACGCGACGAACTGAGTTTTCACGAACGAGATACGCACACAGTGATAACAGGGCGTCGCGATACACACTTCGAGAGATCGGTGTTGTTGACGCTCAGATCTTAGTCACGGTCACTACAGAGGACACCGCACGTTTGAATTTAACGGACGCGACTGATTTTGGTGATGTTTTTCACCGATAACGATATTGTTCACTTTGATTACGTGAACTTTCGCAACTTGATGCACACGCGATAGTTCCGTTTCACTCACTGGCTAATTCGTTTTCCTGCAAGTCGCAACGATTCGAAAGATTCGACTCGATTTGCGAATGATCCGATTCGATTCGCGACTGATCCGGCTCGAAGGACCAAAAAATGTTTAGAGAGATGgcaaaaagatatggatcatcgacgtgggatccgcgaattagtgatgagaacgagcgtgaatgaaacgaaagtgatgttgagatggagagagataaTGAATACCGATAATTGAGATTTTTGTTGGTTTCGATGAGGCGATACAAACCGTATCGTaagagaacgttacagagagagagaacacatagattatacacatacatgatttcgagacagtagacaatacatgagatacacCTGAtaggttttgagtcgcgacacgggcaagcggcgagatttgacgcagagacggcaagtaaacattgcacgcgagtgtgcgtacatgtgcgaggacgattttgagtgtcgcgagacacacatttaactattcgatacTTTGCCGAAACATACAGTATCATCAGTATTTCGTTCACGGCTGCAGGCGCgactttcttctttttttgtcatcTGTCAAAATCAATCTTGAGCATTTGCATATAATTCGGggttaataaatttttgtaaattataagACAAGGGTCCCCAAAATGTTTTTGACCACGAAGGCAAGGCTTAAAATTGACGATAATGAGAAACTACACATTTCTCGTCGGCCTGGTACAGCCGCCTGGCTGTTTCTCGGACGTAAGAAATGACAAAAACCTTGATAAAAGTTACATTTATTGATGTCAAAATTGTTTCCGAATTatctcgagtattgaaatttctgttttaGTGTCTGTTCTTGTCTTTGTCGAACTTTGTCGTCGTCTCTCCGAAAATGTCTTTGTATCAACAGTGTTGATTTTTGGAGACATAATGTTTGTATTGGACACATTGGGAGATTGGGAGGATTTCGTCTTGGATAAAGTCGCAAATAAAGCGACATTCAGGCGGTCTAGTTGGAGCGATAAATTGTGCTTGGGTTCCGCTGGTGAAAAATCAGTAGTTACAATGGAATTGAGCAAAATTCGACACGTTGGTGTTTCCATGACTTTGGGGCTGTTCGTTCTTTTAAAGAACGGTAAAACCACTTCTTTGTCAACGCGCGGGCTGCACCGGGAGGAAATTCAAACAATGCGTCGCGAAGttcacaattttttgaatctaACCAGAATTGAATGTCTCGATAAACTGCCGCCGGATCATCACAATCGCTTGCTCATACCGTCAGACTCGGACGATGAAATCTTCGATACTGctggaaaaacgaaaaattaacaGAATGTATAAAGATATGTTGGAGTGACTACAGTTGTGTGCATTTTAAAAAGATATTCAATCAAGTGCAAACCGATTTTTAACATTAATGTTTAGTGCATATGTAACgaccgaaattttcaagtCGATTTGCCGCTCCGTATGCTgttcataaaaaattcttataaAATGTAGGTAGATATGAATCGGCAAGTAGATACTAGCGGAAAATTAGTAAGATACATCTTCATGGAGTAGTCGATTTTTAACCTGACGGCACATATCTTTCGATTCGATTCTCCGGTGTATGCAGGATGAACTTTTGATTCCGTACTGTAAAATGtcagagtaaaattttttaattggtGATAAAGGAGGTATTCCGAAATGTGTACCAGTACGTGCAAAATTTCGGGACGGTCGTTTCGTAACTAGAATGAATATGCATGATTTGTCATTTTAGAACAGACGTACCGAAAATGATATCTTTATAGTGCGTTCGGTATTTATATCTGATTCCTCGATTACCTCGAAATGCGACGCTTCTTCTCTCTGCTCGTCACGCGTTTCGAGGTAGTCGAGGAATCAGATGTAAATATCGAACGCAGCTACGACAGTTCAGTGAGTCCAATCCATTTCGGAACGTTTCGAAATGTCGCATGTGCTAGCATACATTTCAGAATACGTCCATAGTCGCACCCTGTGTCACATAAAGTGAAGTCAAATCGAAAGTAAATTCGCGTTTAAAACCGTTCGATTCGGTACCAAATTATTCGAGTGTATCAATGGTCGAACCCAATGTTTTCAGCTCGTAAATTGAGAGTTTCAATTATCCAAGAATCCCGCAGCGAAGGGTGCAATTAAACCAAATTATTACAGGCATTTTTAGAAAGCCGCTGGTGTAGGTACCAAAATGAACCAAAGTATAGTTTACATCACACCCAATATTCTACTGGTACACTTAGGGTTGCTATACCAGTGGCTCGCCAAAAAATGCCTTATACTAGATAGAAGAGACCtaatcttttgtttttattgttcCTGTTTGTCAAATTTATGCTTGTTATACGTTTCATAATACGCCCGTTAAACGTTTAACGGACGTTCGTGAATTCGGGAATCGCTTTCAAGACGAATTTAAACAAGGCGGCGTCGATCGGCAGCAACGGAGCAACGCTTCCGGCAGCCGCGTCGGGTGTGACGTATAGCGGCATGAATGCGCAGCCGGTGTGCGTCAAGAGCGTACCATTTCACTCGAGTCGCGCCGCTGTAGTCGCCATATTGTTTGCGGTCTTCGCGTTCGTCGGTCCTATTGTACCAATCGGTAGTTTTCGTTTTCGGTATTGTGTTAGTGAGGAATAGTTAACAAAATTTCGCGAAAAGGCGGCATGAAGAAGACGAAGGACATGTCGGACGAAGACGAATATTCAGCAGACGATCCTGAGGAAGTCGAAGGTGTATCCGAAGACGAATGGACGCCCGAACCGGGAGCCGAGGTGAGGGAGGCCCACGCCACCGATCATATTCCATGATCGTTCTACGATCTGTTACTGCCTCTATATCGCGACGCCCGCGAGCAATTTACGGCAATATTCGACCTCCAGATCACCGAAGATCTTGCAGTCTTAGACCGTATTCGAAATCGTCTCGCGTTCCGCTCGCCGGTGATCTTCGCCGACTCTTCTATCCGTTtataaagtttttattttgctCAACACCATATCAACTCTTCTCCGCTAATACACTTACACCATTTTTCGCAACTCGTATACCCGGCTTTTCTCTCtgatatttcattcattttctatGTCGTTAATTCTTTTGCACGcattttttcacttataaattttcactgaGCGTTATCGCGAATGCCGGCTCACGTTTCTCGAACTCGCGTCATGATTTAAATCCAGTTACATACTGGTTTTCTTCATTCCCAATTTGATTTGCTTTGTGTTAGCAGCTAAAATAATAGAAACATTAGCACTTTTCTTTGAGTTTGTCATAAGAATTCTATAGGCATTGTGCTTCGTAGATCATACTTATACACCAATAGTGTAGAATTTCAGATAAGCCAGAGCTTGGTTTTTTCAGGGTGGCACCAAAAAGAGGCCGCAAAGAGCTGCCAAGAAAAGACAGCACTCCGAGGAAgaggaagacgaggaagaggaagaagaggaagaagaagaagaagatgaagaggaggatgaggagtcGGATTCCGATTCGGGCAAGAAACCAAAAAAGAAGAGACGTTCAAAGAAGGAGGAAGAAGACGAAGATGACTCCGATGACAACAGTTTTAATGAACCTTCTGGCGTACCACCAAAGGATTATACCGTGAGCATAGTTGCCTTAGTTTTACCTTCGCAGTGACTGATCCATCACGTCGTATTCAGAtgttgaaaattagtttcttGAATTTCTTTCAGTCTGGCGCCTTTGTTGTCGCTAAAGCAGATATTAACGGAGATACAGACCCTACCTTGTGGAGGATAGATGGCAAAGCACTTCTCCAAAAATATTTGCCTTGCAAAGAGGACGACAAAACTGTTTACAAAAGCACATCCACGGTGAGTTTTGGTATTTGGTTTGTGTAGCAATGAGAACTCTAAATTTTAATTTGCTCTTGAGAAGCTATCATAACTTTTTACTTATTCAACTATAAAGTTTTGTTCAAACCTTTAGATTTAATTAAGAAATATTTGccatataaaaattttctgctcAGAAACCTTGCAAAATTGCAGTTTAATCATTAATTACGTAGGGCAGACTGAAGTTTGATAGGTTattaatttgaagaaatgtatttaattttattttgcatgTAGTGGAAGTTTATCCATATCAACACTATCAGTATTAAAATACTGAATATATCGCAAAATTTCTTTGTGTGCGAATTTTATGTGATTTTAACAAtcacagtttttttctttcagtatTCTGGCTGGTCAGTAAACAACAAAGATAAGTACTTGGCAGCACAGGTCACATTCAAGGTCCAAAATCGTCATGAGACTATCGTTGAGTTACACCTGGATCGGCAACAACAGCAAGAAATTGTCAAGTGAGTATTCACGCTGTTGTTTAACATGAGGCATGCACCTTTAGCATTTGGATTGACGTCGAGGGATgacagaaatcatttttcgtATTGATTCAAGTCGAGTACTAAGTATTCTATTTGCTCAAACTTTGATGTTAAATAATATAACA
Proteins encoded in this region:
- the LOC107224201 gene encoding uncharacterized protein LOC107224201 isoform X2, which encodes MFLTTKARLKIDDNEKLHISRRPGTAAWLFLGLSVLVFVELCRRLSENVFVSTVLIFGDIMFVLDTLGDWEDFVLDKVANKATFRRSSWSDKLCLGSAGEKSVVTMELSKIRHVGVSMTLGLFVLLKNELNVSINCRRIITIACSYRQTRTMKSSILLEKRKINRMYKDMLE
- the LOC107224214 gene encoding nucleolin, giving the protein MKKTKDMSDEDEYSADDPEEVEGVSEDEWTPEPGAEGGTKKRPQRAAKKRQHSEEEEDEEEEEEEEEEEDEEEDEESDSDSGKKPKKKRRSKKEEEDEDDSDDNSFNEPSGVPPKDYTSGAFVVAKADINGDTDPTLWRIDGKALLQKYLPCKEDDKTVYKSTSTYSGWSVNNKDKYLAAQVTFKVQNRHETIVELHLDRQQQQEIVKEEKED
- the LOC107224201 gene encoding uncharacterized protein LOC107224201 isoform X1; the protein is MFLTTKARLKIDDNEKLHISRRPGTAAWLFLGLSVLVFVELCRRLSENVFVSTVLIFGDIMFVLDTLGDWEDFVLDKVANKATFRRSSWSDKLCLGSAGEKSVVTMELSKIRHVGVSMTLGLFVLLKNGKTTSLSTRGLHREEIQTMRREVHNFLNLTRIECLDKLPPDHHNRLLIPSDSDDEIFDTAGKTKN